The proteins below come from a single Parageobacillus toebii NBRC 107807 genomic window:
- the yfmF gene encoding EF-P 5-aminopentanol modification-associated protein YfmF translates to MINEKITTIQNMNVHTIPTDKYKTNTLVWKMKAPLTKETVTLRALLPYVLQSGTAEYPSVKQLRTYLDELYGATLNVDLSKKGESHIITIRIDVANEVFLQEKIPLLRKALKLLSDVVLRPALQDGRFVDHIVAQEKRALKQRIQAVYDDKMRYANLRLIQEMCKGEPYALHANGELDDVDRITAEQLFQYYKKTLEEDEIDLYVIGDVQEETVLEAVASHFLLPNRTVRASVKETVSTKTRDKVNEVIEKQDVKQGKLNIGYRTNVTYEDDDYYALQMFNGIFGGFSHSKLFINVREKASLAYYAASRLESHKGLLMVMSGIEPSNYQKALQIIEKQMEAMKNGDFTDEEITQTKAVIRNQLLETIDTPRGLVEVLYHNVVSKRKRPIEEWLSGADRVSREEIVRVAGKVELDTIYFLTGMEGAE, encoded by the coding sequence TTGATCAATGAAAAAATAACGACAATCCAAAACATGAACGTCCATACGATTCCGACCGATAAATATAAAACAAATACACTTGTATGGAAAATGAAAGCACCGCTTACAAAAGAAACGGTTACGTTACGCGCGCTTTTGCCGTATGTGCTTCAAAGCGGCACGGCGGAGTACCCAAGTGTAAAACAATTGCGCACATATTTAGATGAACTGTATGGCGCAACATTAAATGTGGATTTATCGAAAAAAGGCGAAAGCCATATTATTACGATTCGAATCGATGTGGCAAACGAAGTGTTTTTACAAGAGAAAATTCCGCTTCTTCGCAAAGCGCTCAAGCTGTTAAGCGATGTTGTTCTTCGTCCTGCTTTGCAAGACGGCCGGTTTGTCGATCACATTGTCGCACAAGAAAAGCGAGCGCTTAAGCAGCGTATTCAAGCCGTGTACGACGATAAAATGCGGTATGCCAACTTGCGGCTTATTCAGGAAATGTGCAAAGGAGAACCGTATGCCCTGCACGCGAATGGCGAGCTAGACGATGTGGATCGCATTACTGCAGAGCAGCTGTTTCAATATTATAAAAAAACGCTGGAAGAAGATGAAATCGATTTATACGTCATCGGTGATGTACAAGAAGAGACCGTATTGGAAGCAGTTGCATCGCATTTTTTACTGCCAAACCGCACGGTTCGCGCATCTGTGAAAGAAACAGTTTCAACTAAAACGCGCGATAAAGTAAATGAAGTGATCGAAAAACAAGATGTCAAACAAGGAAAATTGAACATCGGTTATCGGACGAACGTCACGTATGAAGACGATGACTATTACGCTCTCCAAATGTTTAATGGCATTTTTGGCGGTTTTTCTCATTCGAAATTGTTTATCAATGTTCGTGAAAAAGCAAGCTTAGCGTATTACGCGGCTTCGCGTTTAGAAAGCCATAAAGGGTTATTAATGGTGATGTCCGGCATCGAACCGTCCAATTATCAAAAAGCGTTGCAAATTATTGAAAAACAAATGGAAGCGATGAAAAACGGCGATTTTACCGATGAAGAAATCACGCAAACAAAAGCGGTTATTCGCAATCAATTGTTAGAAACGATTGATACGCCGCGCGGATTGGTGGAAGTGCTTTACCATAACGTTGTCTCAAAGCGGAAACGGCCAATTGAAGAATGGCTATCAGGTGCAGATCGCGTATCGCGGGAGGAAATCGTGCGCGTTGCGGGCAAGGTCGAGCTCGACACGATTTACTTCCTGACCGGAATGGAGGGAGCGGAATAA
- the yfmH gene encoding EF-P 5-aminopentanol modification-associated protein YfmH produces MEKIVYEQLQEQLFYEKMENGLDVYILPKKGFHKTYATFTTKYGSVDNQFVPLGKTEMKQVPDGIAHFLEHKLFEKEDGDVFQQFSKQGASANAFTTFTRTAYLFSSTANVEKNLETLIDFVQSPYFSDQTVEKEKGIIGQEIRMYDDNPDWRVYFGVIESLYQNHPVKIDIAGTVESISHITKELLYECYETFYHPSNMLLFIVGPVDEQKIMQQIRDNQAKKSFPQASEIQRFVYDEPKERAEEKKVIPMHVQTSKCLVGIKAPTVHPAGKEKLIHELAFNVLLDYLFGKSSPHYERLYQLGLIDETFMYDYTEEREFGFAMVGGDTSDPDRLSEEVKQILLSFSGDSMTESELERVKKKKIGAFLRSLNSPEYIANQFTRYAFNEVSLFDVIPVLQSLTIEQMDQIAKQCFRESQIAVCQVVPKERK; encoded by the coding sequence ATGGAGAAAATTGTATACGAACAGCTGCAAGAACAACTGTTTTATGAAAAAATGGAAAATGGTTTAGATGTGTACATTTTGCCAAAAAAGGGGTTTCATAAAACGTACGCAACGTTTACGACCAAATATGGATCGGTCGACAATCAATTCGTTCCGCTCGGAAAGACCGAGATGAAGCAGGTGCCGGATGGAATCGCTCACTTTTTAGAGCATAAACTGTTTGAAAAAGAAGATGGCGATGTGTTCCAGCAGTTCAGTAAACAAGGAGCATCCGCAAACGCCTTCACCACGTTTACGCGTACGGCCTACTTGTTTTCGAGTACAGCAAATGTGGAAAAAAATTTAGAAACGCTCATCGATTTTGTGCAAAGCCCATATTTTTCCGATCAAACGGTAGAAAAAGAAAAAGGAATTATCGGCCAAGAAATTCGCATGTATGATGACAATCCGGACTGGCGCGTTTATTTCGGCGTCATTGAAAGCTTGTATCAAAACCATCCGGTGAAAATTGATATTGCCGGTACGGTTGAATCCATTTCTCATATTACGAAAGAATTGTTATATGAATGTTACGAAACGTTTTACCATCCGAGCAATATGCTGCTTTTTATCGTCGGGCCGGTCGATGAACAAAAAATAATGCAGCAAATTCGCGATAACCAAGCAAAAAAATCGTTTCCGCAAGCTAGTGAGATTCAGCGCTTTGTGTACGATGAACCGAAAGAGAGAGCGGAAGAAAAGAAAGTCATTCCGATGCACGTGCAAACGAGTAAATGTCTTGTCGGAATCAAGGCGCCAACTGTTCACCCAGCCGGCAAAGAAAAATTAATTCATGAGTTAGCGTTCAATGTTTTGTTAGATTATTTATTCGGAAAAAGTTCGCCGCATTATGAACGGTTGTATCAGCTTGGGCTTATTGATGAAACATTTATGTACGATTATACAGAAGAGCGGGAATTTGGCTTTGCCATGGTCGGCGGGGATACGAGCGATCCAGATCGGCTTAGCGAAGAAGTGAAACAAATATTGTTGTCCTTTTCCGGTGATTCCATGACAGAATCAGAATTAGAGAGAGTGAAAAAGAAAAAAATCGGTGCGTTTTTACGCTCGCTTAACTCTCCAGAATATATCGCCAACCAGTTTACGCGATACGCATTTAACGAAGTAAGCTTGTTTGATGTTATTCCAGTATTACAATCATTAACGATCGAACAGATGGATCAAATTGCAAAACAATGTTTCCGCGAATCCCAAATTGCGGTA